A single Nitrosospira multiformis ATCC 25196 DNA region contains:
- a CDS encoding NADPH-dependent FMN reductase — protein MGQYQIAVVVGSLRRDSFNRKLADALIKLAPPEFTFKHLNIGDLPLYNQDDDENQAESVKRLKAEIAGAQGLLFVTPEYNRSMPGVLKNALDHASRPYGQNAWAGKPGGVIGASIGSIGTAIAQQHLRNSLAYLDVPTLGQPEAFIHVKEGLFDKDGNIGNEDSRKFLQNWMNRYVDWVKRHAG, from the coding sequence ATGGGCCAGTATCAAATTGCTGTAGTGGTGGGCAGTCTTCGCCGCGACTCATTCAACCGCAAACTAGCTGATGCCCTGATAAAGCTGGCTCCACCGGAATTTACATTCAAGCACCTGAACATCGGCGACCTGCCGCTATACAACCAGGACGACGATGAAAATCAGGCTGAGTCGGTCAAACGGTTGAAGGCTGAAATTGCCGGAGCCCAAGGCCTGCTGTTCGTCACACCCGAATACAACCGGTCCATGCCGGGCGTGCTCAAGAACGCACTCGATCATGCCTCCCGTCCGTATGGGCAGAATGCATGGGCAGGCAAACCGGGGGGAGTGATCGGTGCTTCCATTGGCTCTATTGGCACAGCCATCGCGCAGCAGCACTTGCGCAACTCCCTGGCCTACCTCGATGTCCCCACTCTTGGCCAGCCGGAAGCGTTTATACATGTAAAAGAAGGGCTGTTTGACAAGGATGGGAACATTGGCAATGAAGACAGCAGAAAATTCCTGCAGAACTGGATGAATCGCTATGTCGATTGGGTGAAAAGGCATGCCGGCTGA
- a CDS encoding polysaccharide deacetylase family protein, producing MSGDGKRIVLSFDDGPGPVSALESILGTLRENDIKAEFYVLGDEVRQFPEAARMIVDQGHDIQNHSWSHPDLAQETEEVRRELERTQDIIEEVSGLRPTKIRPPYGAGGFRGHLDPELVRVAGELSLTIVTWDIDTEDWKAPQGLGQEKIAYIEEQFTQMPRKVSFNVLMHILAGTARDLPSFISQLWEWGFTIAEP from the coding sequence ATGTCCGGTGACGGAAAACGGATAGTCCTTTCTTTTGACGATGGACCGGGGCCTGTAAGTGCGCTGGAAAGCATTCTGGGAACGCTGCGCGAAAATGATATCAAGGCGGAGTTTTACGTTCTTGGCGACGAAGTCAGGCAATTTCCCGAGGCAGCAAGAATGATTGTCGATCAAGGGCATGATATCCAGAATCACTCCTGGAGCCACCCCGATCTCGCGCAGGAGACGGAGGAGGTGCGCCGCGAACTTGAACGAACGCAGGATATCATTGAAGAAGTCAGCGGACTCCGGCCCACCAAAATCCGGCCACCTTATGGGGCGGGTGGTTTTCGAGGCCATTTAGATCCAGAGCTTGTCCGGGTAGCCGGGGAGTTGTCACTCACTATCGTCACCTGGGATATCGATACGGAGGACTGGAAAGCCCCTCAAGGGCTGGGTCAGGAAAAGATAGCCTACATCGAGGAGCAGTTCACGCAGATGCCCCGCAAGGTTTCATTCAATGTCCTCATGCATATACTTGCCGGAACCGCGAGAGACCTGCCGTCTTTTATCTCCCAACTGTGGGAATGGGGATTCACCATTGCAGAGCCGTGA
- a CDS encoding ferritin-like domain-containing protein, whose amino-acid sequence MDNERIISMLNGLIEISRDGAQGFRTCADDIDDPELKMYLRNRAQSCEEAVRDLSVEVRRYGGDPDTTGTATGTLHRMWVDLKTAITSNDNLAVLEECERGEAAAVMAYDNALREEMPLDLRALLDRQYEGVKRNHDRVRHLRDAARHGIKAI is encoded by the coding sequence ATGGATAACGAACGAATTATAAGCATGTTGAACGGCCTCATCGAGATTTCGCGCGATGGGGCACAAGGCTTCAGAACTTGTGCGGATGATATCGATGATCCCGAATTGAAGATGTATCTTCGAAACCGGGCCCAGAGTTGCGAGGAAGCGGTACGTGATTTAAGCGTAGAAGTGAGGCGTTACGGCGGAGATCCCGATACAACTGGTACCGCTACCGGTACATTGCATCGCATGTGGGTTGACTTGAAGACGGCCATCACCAGCAACGATAACCTTGCAGTGCTTGAAGAATGCGAGCGGGGCGAAGCCGCCGCCGTGATGGCCTATGACAACGCACTCAGAGAAGAAATGCCACTGGATCTGCGTGCACTGCTTGACAGGCAATACGAAGGTGTTAAAAGAAATCATGATCGCGTCCGCCATCTGCGCGATGCAGCGCGGCATGGCATCAAAGCGATTTGA
- a CDS encoding DUF190 domain-containing protein, with protein sequence MQGVFLKFYVSEYREHNGILLYEWLLERAKKSGFNGGTATRALAGFGRHGVLHTETFLELAADLPVEVSFVLSKKEAEDFMHLLQAENIDLFYVNFPVEYGFLPE encoded by the coding sequence ATGCAAGGAGTCTTTCTCAAATTCTACGTAAGCGAATACCGCGAGCATAACGGCATACTGCTGTACGAGTGGCTGCTGGAGCGCGCAAAAAAAAGCGGCTTTAATGGCGGTACCGCAACCCGCGCCTTGGCCGGTTTCGGTCGGCATGGCGTATTGCACACGGAAACCTTTCTTGAACTGGCGGCAGATCTTCCTGTGGAAGTCAGCTTTGTACTCAGTAAAAAAGAAGCCGAAGATTTCATGCATCTGCTGCAAGCGGAAAACATCGACCTTTTTTACGTCAATTTTCCGGTCGAGTATGGTTTTTTGCCGGAGTAA
- a CDS encoding class I fructose-bisphosphate aldolase, which yields MNTDELKSVAAAIVAREKGILAADESSPTIKKRFASIGVESTEENRRRYRELLFTAEGIERHISGVILYDETIRQSSKEGVPFPQVLAGRGIIPGIKVDKSAKPLALQPGNKITEGLDSLRDRLAEYKQLGAKFAKWRAVMEIDEHSLPSAYAIRANCHALARYAALCQEASLVPIVEPEVLMDGAHDIGRCESITSAMLETLFGELDAHGVVFEGALLKPNMVIPGKKCALQASSQQVAEATIRCLRRYVPAAVPGIVFLSGGQSPEEATDNLNAMNVIRGNCPWQLSFSYGRALQEPVLAAWKGEEKNVAEAQRVFSRRCQLNGLAREGLYNRSMEDS from the coding sequence ATGAATACCGATGAACTCAAGTCAGTGGCCGCAGCCATCGTCGCCAGGGAGAAAGGAATTCTGGCAGCGGATGAAAGCAGTCCTACCATAAAAAAACGTTTTGCTTCGATCGGCGTTGAATCCACCGAGGAAAACCGGCGCCGCTACCGCGAGTTACTTTTCACCGCAGAAGGTATCGAACGCCACATCAGCGGCGTCATTCTGTATGATGAAACGATACGGCAGAGTTCGAAGGAGGGGGTACCGTTTCCGCAGGTACTGGCGGGGCGGGGAATCATACCGGGCATCAAAGTGGATAAGAGCGCCAAGCCACTGGCGCTGCAGCCCGGGAACAAAATCACCGAAGGATTGGACAGTTTGCGCGACCGCCTGGCGGAATACAAACAGTTGGGTGCAAAATTTGCCAAATGGCGGGCAGTCATGGAAATCGATGAGCACTCGCTTCCTTCTGCCTATGCCATCCGCGCAAACTGTCACGCCCTGGCTCGCTATGCCGCTCTCTGTCAGGAAGCCAGCCTGGTGCCCATTGTGGAACCGGAAGTTCTGATGGATGGCGCGCACGATATCGGACGGTGCGAAAGCATCACTTCCGCCATGCTCGAGACTTTGTTCGGAGAACTCGACGCTCATGGCGTAGTGTTCGAAGGGGCCCTGCTCAAGCCCAATATGGTCATTCCGGGAAAGAAATGCGCACTCCAGGCCAGTTCTCAGCAAGTTGCGGAAGCAACGATCCGCTGCCTGCGCCGTTATGTCCCGGCGGCAGTGCCGGGAATCGTATTTCTCTCGGGCGGTCAGAGTCCCGAGGAAGCGACCGATAACCTGAATGCCATGAACGTCATAAGGGGAAACTGCCCCTGGCAACTCAGCTTTTCTTATGGGCGCGCACTCCAGGAACCGGTTCTTGCTGCCTGGAAGGGGGAAGAAAAAAATGTGGCCGAAGCACAGCGCGTGTTTTCCAGACGTTGCCAGTTAAATGGCTTGGCGCGGGAAGGACTTTATAACCGCTCGATGGAAGACAGCTGA
- a CDS encoding autotransporter outer membrane beta-barrel domain-containing protein encodes MKKKPRFTLFDLQLVILGSALSAVSPKPYAQLMLPWDPASNLVFNGSLGSGEVVELTSVTGDFSGSLGTGPGQVQWTGSGGFLSNGSNRIVNIGGSGGTLTWGSGNFVPSGEALILGTSSANMLDFQNGIDLGGVIPTIQVQGGSIEGHARINGTLSGTGGLQVIGTGNDMLELTGANTYLGETFVNSSTLVVSADNNMGASMGWLRLSNGTHRNTASFTMTRGVLLDFGGGTFHTDANLEVAGPILSMFGMGNLTKTGSAQLILSGNNFYFGDTVISAGTLQVGNGGITGSITGNVINNGTLAFNRSDDTSYGGVVSGTGGLIKLGPGRLTLTGENTYIGGTAIAAGALQIGNGGTTGSIAGNVTNNGTLAFNRSNDMSYGGVVSGTGALNKLGAGRLTLTGENTYTGSTTIDAGALQIGNGGITGSIAGNVTNNGTLAFNRSNDMSYGGVVSGTGALNKLGAGRLTLTGENTYTGGTTIDAGALQIGNGGTIGSIVGDVNNFGGILEFNRSNNLGYSGAISGFGTIVKDGAGTLELTGNSGGFVGSILVNSGTLAVNGILGGVVNVDADARLQGNGMIGTGIVAGTVAPGNSIGTLGVSGNYTQLPGSVYEVEIDPAGNSDRIAVAGTANLHGGTVAVTPGVGTYSASTRYTILTAAGGRTGAFDALTLTRTLPFLDVGLSYDPNNVYLDANPLAFCAVTVTANQCAAGQSVESLGSGHSLYDTITGLPDRDAARRAFDSLSGELHASAKGVMIEDSRFLREAVNDRLRQSFSWPGVTVSRASGQTLQENRATGHAFWTRTFGSFGHRSGDMNAARINRNIGGFFMGGDTLVADLLRLGIAGGYSNSSFNVNERFSTGSSDNYHVTAYGGTRWHALGLRFGGGYTWHDFETNRNILFPGFNNQAKGDYRGRTGQVFGELGYELPFKNVSLEPFAGVAYVNLATKGFQERGGIAALSSSRDNEGVTYSTVGMNAASMFSTAGGTTTRLRGSLGWRHAFDSVPTRSSVAFSGGSAFGIAGTPIAKDAMIIGAGLDASVGKNAILGIAYTGQVFSNVVDNGVRANLDWRF; translated from the coding sequence ATGAAAAAAAAACCACGCTTCACATTATTCGATTTGCAGCTCGTGATTCTAGGCTCTGCGTTATCAGCCGTTTCTCCAAAACCATACGCGCAGCTGATGCTGCCATGGGATCCAGCGAGCAATCTCGTATTTAATGGTTCCCTCGGCAGTGGCGAGGTTGTCGAACTCACCAGTGTTACCGGCGATTTTAGCGGCAGCCTCGGTACAGGTCCGGGACAAGTGCAATGGACCGGCAGTGGAGGGTTTCTTTCGAATGGCTCGAATCGTATTGTCAATATCGGTGGCAGCGGCGGCACTCTGACCTGGGGGAGCGGAAATTTTGTCCCCAGCGGAGAGGCCCTCATTCTCGGCACATCCAGCGCCAACATGCTGGATTTCCAGAATGGAATCGACCTCGGTGGGGTAATCCCTACCATTCAGGTCCAGGGGGGCTCCATTGAGGGACATGCGCGGATTAACGGCACTTTGTCCGGCACGGGAGGGCTTCAGGTGATTGGTACCGGCAACGACATGCTGGAGCTGACAGGGGCCAACACATACTTGGGTGAGACCTTCGTCAATTCCAGTACACTGGTTGTAAGTGCCGACAACAACATGGGCGCTTCCATGGGGTGGCTTAGACTCTCTAATGGCACGCACCGAAATACCGCAAGCTTTACCATGACTCGTGGTGTTTTACTGGACTTTGGTGGGGGTACATTCCATACGGATGCGAATCTGGAAGTGGCTGGCCCCATCCTCAGCATGTTCGGTATGGGTAATCTCACCAAAACCGGTTCCGCCCAGCTGATCCTCAGCGGTAATAATTTCTACTTTGGCGACACCGTGATCAGCGCCGGAACACTCCAGGTTGGCAACGGTGGCATCACGGGCAGCATCACCGGGAACGTGATCAACAATGGCACGCTCGCGTTCAATCGTTCTGATGACACGAGCTATGGCGGCGTGGTTTCCGGGACTGGGGGATTAATCAAGCTGGGTCCGGGAAGACTGACGTTGACTGGTGAAAACACGTATATCGGCGGTACGGCAATTGCCGCCGGTGCCCTGCAAATCGGCAACGGCGGCACCACGGGCAGTATCGCCGGGAACGTGACCAATAACGGCACGCTCGCGTTCAACCGCTCCAATGACATGAGCTATGGCGGCGTGGTCTCCGGAACTGGCGCGCTGAACAAGCTGGGCGCGGGAAGGCTGACATTGACCGGGGAAAATACCTATACCGGCAGCACGACAATTGATGCCGGCGCTCTGCAAATCGGCAATGGCGGCATCACCGGCAGTATCGCCGGGAACGTGACCAATAACGGCACGCTCGCGTTCAACCGCTCCAATGACATGAGCTATGGCGGCGTGGTCTCCGGAACTGGCGCGCTGAACAAGCTGGGCGCGGGAAGGCTGACATTGACCGGGGAAAACACTTATACCGGCGGCACGACAATTGATGCCGGCGCTCTGCAAATCGGCAACGGCGGCACCATCGGCAGTATCGTCGGAGATGTGAATAATTTCGGCGGCATCCTCGAGTTCAACCGTTCGAATAACCTGGGCTATTCAGGGGCAATTTCGGGTTTTGGCACGATCGTCAAAGATGGGGCAGGGACACTGGAACTGACAGGGAATTCAGGAGGGTTTGTGGGTTCGATTCTCGTCAATTCCGGCACGCTCGCCGTCAATGGCATCCTGGGTGGGGTGGTGAATGTGGATGCGGATGCCCGCCTTCAGGGCAACGGGATGATCGGTACGGGAATTGTTGCCGGCACTGTTGCTCCAGGAAATTCCATTGGCACGCTTGGGGTAAGCGGCAATTACACGCAGCTTCCCGGCTCCGTCTATGAGGTTGAAATCGACCCTGCCGGAAACAGCGATCGGATCGCTGTCGCCGGCACGGCGAATCTCCATGGCGGCACGGTTGCGGTCACTCCAGGGGTGGGTACCTATTCCGCCAGCACGCGCTACACCATCCTGACGGCGGCAGGTGGGCGGACAGGAGCATTCGATGCGCTCACCCTTACCCGGACACTGCCCTTTCTGGATGTGGGATTGAGCTACGACCCGAACAACGTTTACCTCGATGCCAACCCCCTCGCATTTTGCGCCGTCACTGTTACAGCCAATCAGTGTGCGGCGGGCCAGAGTGTGGAAAGCCTGGGCTCCGGGCATTCACTGTACGACACGATTACCGGTCTTCCTGATCGGGATGCCGCGAGACGGGCTTTCGATAGCCTTTCAGGAGAACTTCATGCCAGCGCAAAGGGCGTCATGATCGAGGATAGCCGTTTCCTGCGCGAAGCGGTCAATGATCGCTTGCGTCAGTCCTTTAGCTGGCCGGGCGTGACTGTTTCCCGGGCATCGGGGCAAACCCTGCAAGAAAACAGAGCAACTGGCCACGCATTCTGGACCCGTACATTCGGTTCTTTCGGACACCGTAGCGGAGATATGAATGCGGCGCGCATCAATCGGAACATCGGGGGTTTTTTCATGGGAGGCGATACTCTTGTTGCCGACCTCCTGCGTCTGGGGATTGCCGGGGGCTACAGCAATTCGTCCTTTAATGTGAACGAACGCTTTTCAACAGGTTCAAGCGACAACTATCACGTAACGGCTTATGGCGGCACGCGTTGGCATGCCCTCGGTCTGCGTTTTGGCGGCGGCTATACCTGGCATGACTTCGAAACGAACCGCAATATCCTTTTCCCGGGTTTCAACAACCAGGCGAAAGGGGATTATCGCGGCCGCACCGGCCAAGTGTTTGGCGAGCTGGGCTACGAACTGCCGTTCAAGAACGTTTCGCTGGAGCCCTTCGCGGGGGTGGCATATGTCAATCTCGCCACCAAGGGTTTCCAGGAACGGGGAGGCATTGCAGCATTGAGCAGTTCCAGGGATAACGAAGGCGTTACCTACAGTACGGTGGGCATGAATGCGGCGAGCATGTTTTCCACGGCAGGGGGGACGACCACAAGGCTGCGGGGCAGTCTGGGATGGCGTCATGCCTTTGACAGCGTTCCAACCCGCTCGTCCGTGGCTTTCAGTGGTGGTTCGGCATTTGGCATTGCAGGCACTCCCATCGCGAAAGACGCAATGATCATAGGGGCGGGCCTGGACGCAAGCGTTGGCAAGAACGCGATCCTGGGCATTGCCTACACCGGACAAGTATTTAGCAACGTCGTGGATAACGGTGTCCGGGCAAATCTCGACTGGAGGTTTTAG
- the crcB gene encoding fluoride efflux transporter CrcB translates to MGLYALTAIGAGAALGAWLRWWFGMTLNPLFPTLPLGTLAANLTGGYLIGAAIEYFHHNSFLPPEARLFAITGFLGGLTTFSTFSAETVTLLLRGQYAWTFVIIFSHLTGSLVMTILGIMTVKWLAQH, encoded by the coding sequence ATGGGTCTTTATGCATTAACGGCGATAGGCGCGGGTGCGGCGCTGGGCGCTTGGTTACGCTGGTGGTTTGGGATGACGTTAAACCCCCTGTTTCCGACTCTTCCCCTGGGTACTCTCGCTGCTAACCTGACCGGAGGTTATCTTATCGGGGCCGCGATCGAGTATTTTCATCACAACAGCTTTCTCCCGCCCGAGGCACGGCTGTTTGCCATCACCGGCTTTCTCGGTGGATTGACAACCTTCTCCACCTTTTCGGCCGAAACCGTTACGCTGCTCTTGCGCGGCCAATATGCCTGGACGTTTGTCATCATATTTTCACACCTGACTGGCTCTCTGGTGATGACTATACTGGGAATAATGACAGTCAAATGGCTGGCGCAGCATTGA
- a CDS encoding zinc-dependent alcohol dehydrogenase family protein, which produces MTSKAIYVQPGGGFDHVTLGTCEPTAPKAGEITVRIRASSLNYHDYAVVSGMWPPPVPRIPMSDGAGEVVAVGEGVNEFAIGDHVVSTFFPSWQEGQPEIDSMGTVPGDGVDGFACQQVTMAAIGFTHAPKGYSHAEAATLTCAGLTAWRALMVDGPLKPGETVLIQGTGGVSVFALQFAKVAGATVIATSSSDEKLARLETLGADHLINYRKHENWGDLVRELTAGRGVDHVIEVGGPATLAQSMIATRIGGHIAVIGILSGMTGTLPLLAVLTRQLRLQGLVVGSRRQQIEMIRAIEATGLRPVIDRHFPLEELVEAFRYQETNRHFGKICLDI; this is translated from the coding sequence ATGACCAGCAAGGCAATCTATGTGCAACCGGGCGGTGGATTTGATCATGTAACGCTGGGCACATGCGAACCAACGGCGCCAAAAGCAGGCGAGATTACTGTCAGGATTCGGGCAAGCTCATTGAACTACCATGATTACGCAGTGGTAAGCGGGATGTGGCCACCCCCTGTGCCACGTATTCCAATGTCCGACGGAGCGGGAGAGGTTGTTGCCGTGGGGGAAGGCGTTAACGAATTTGCAATAGGTGACCATGTTGTCAGTACCTTCTTTCCAAGTTGGCAGGAAGGACAACCTGAGATTGATAGCATGGGCACAGTTCCGGGGGATGGCGTCGATGGTTTTGCGTGCCAGCAAGTGACAATGGCCGCTATCGGTTTCACTCACGCCCCGAAGGGTTATAGTCATGCGGAGGCAGCTACTCTTACGTGCGCGGGTTTAACAGCGTGGCGGGCACTAATGGTAGACGGTCCATTGAAGCCAGGCGAAACGGTACTGATTCAGGGAACCGGCGGAGTTTCAGTATTCGCCTTGCAATTCGCGAAGGTAGCAGGAGCAACGGTAATAGCCACTTCTTCCAGTGACGAGAAACTTGCTCGTCTGGAAACGCTTGGGGCAGATCATCTCATCAATTACCGGAAACATGAAAACTGGGGTGATCTGGTACGTGAATTGACGGCGGGACGCGGGGTCGACCATGTGATTGAAGTGGGAGGGCCTGCCACGCTGGCTCAGTCGATGATAGCGACGCGTATTGGCGGACACATCGCCGTAATCGGCATTCTGTCGGGTATGACCGGAACGCTGCCGTTGCTCGCTGTGTTGACACGGCAATTGCGCCTTCAGGGGCTGGTCGTTGGCAGCCGCCGTCAGCAAATCGAGATGATTCGGGCAATCGAAGCTACCGGGCTGCGGCCGGTCATCGACCGTCATTTTCCACTGGAAGAACTCGTGGAAGCTTTTCGTTATCAGGAAACCAATCGACACTTTGGCAAGATATGTCTTGATATTTGA